TTCGATCTCGCCTCCCCCAAGAAGGACGGATCGTGAGCGGTTTATAGGAGGACGCGGTACACACATCCTGGAATGTTAAGATACGGAAACAACCGCGGAAGGGTGTGTGGGGGAAGAAACACAGAGCCGTCCTTGTGCCGTGTGGCGATCGCCACCACTCACCTGAATGTCGGTCTCGAGCTTGTCACCGATCATCACGCACTGGCCGGGCGGTACACCTAGATAGTGGCAAGCTGCGTAAAAGATATTGCGATCGGGCTTGGCCCACGGTAAGTCAGAGGATACCAATATGCAATCGAAGTACTTGTTCAGCGCCAACCGGTCGATCTTTTCCCACTgtgccgccgtcggaccgttGGTGATGACGCCGAGCAGGTACTGGAGCCGCAGCGTTTGAAGCATGGTCTGCAGCTCTGCGGGCAGTGCCAGATAGCGGTAACGCCACTCCAGCCACCGTCCGTACAGTTCCGAGGCGAGATGTTTGTGTGTAACCGGCAGCACGTCCTGCCAGAGCTGGGAACGCCACTGGGCCAGCGCCATGTCCGGGTTGTCGGGGCAGCGGCGAAACGCGGTCAGATAATCGGTACTGGTTTCATTCGCTAGCTCGCGACTAAGGCCATGTTCGCGGTGTAGCAAATCGGCCACCTGGGATGGGAGAAAGAGCAAAGTTTCGTTCCAGACGGTTCATAGTAAAATTAATGACGGAATATGCAACTCGCTTCCCCTGATCTTACTGCTACATTATTTACGCTTTTGCCAAATATTTCGGCGGTACGACGTGTTTACACAAGCGGAGGAATGTTTATGAGTTCATCTAAATATGCAGCACGAGCAAAACCAAACgcattgaatttaaaatattgcttcaATCTGCTTCTTGCAACAATACGATCGTCCACTATCAATCTCGTCGATCAGAGTACATTCAATAAGCGCGATGAACATATTCCAGTGAACGACTTTCCAAAACGTCTCACAAAACACTTCAGACATCAGCATGTACAAATGCTCTGTGctaatttgttaaattttaaattattacaaaagaTCATTCAAACGACGGAGATCTACCAACGATTTATTCAGAAACGGCTCACTACAATATGCCCATACATCATCTAAATGTGGGTAAGTGTGCTTACCTTCTGGGTTTACTGGGTAAACAGGGGCATGTGCAGGCGATCACCTCGCTAATGCGTCCCTTCAGTTGAGTGTTATTTTGCCTCCACGGGCCAAGGCGCAGAGCACAGAAATTGAATGCTATTTTCGGATTTGCCGCACTCCTTCCTTGCACATGGAAATACGACGATTTCTTCAGCGCTGCTCTGTGCCTTTTTGTTCATATTTTTCCGAGAAAAACGATAGATTTGTGTGGAAGGGGGGCAGTGTGATTGGAGGACAACCACAACTACCAGCATGCACTTGTCGATTGATGGAACGAGGAAAAAAAGTGCATCCCATTCTTCGTTGTTATTGCAGTACAGACAGGAAAGCATTTACTTTGCACACCGACCACAAGAGGGCGCCAGAGAGGCAATACTTAATTTCGCTGTGTTTTTACACCGCGATGTTTTATTTGCTCCCTCCAATTTTGTAGCTCGCTTCATCGAtgccaacaaaaaagaaaatgaaagtgTAGAATGCGAGATTCCTTGGCATGTTCCATTCGTTTCGGACATGTGTGGTGTGGGTGTTAAATGGGACATTTTGGTTTCtccaaaataaatataatttttatatatCATGCGAGCGAAACGTTTGTCGTACGAGTTCGTTCGCCATGGGAGATTAATCGGATCATACCAACGAAGAAAGGGATTCACAAGAGGGAGAACCGAAGAAGTATTCTACTCCTACTGCAACACCGCTACTCATCGGCATTGGTGTGCCCTGACATCGCTAGAGATCGCTATGGGAGATCCAAATttctttcattcatttttaaatcttCTTGTAGTCCGAGTTCCCTGCAGATGATATCCTCCAACACGCGACATGCAGAAGTATGGGTGGAGTGTGTTGTTTGCATCGCGCACCACCTCACGATACTCGCTCGCCCAGTGGGTAGGAAAGAAAGTTCTATTTTTAACGGAAACCTACACTACGGCATAGCCAGCCACCCAACAGCATGTACGCACTCCGACAACGGTGAAAGACGACAGAGAAACTGTTGCTCATCTTCTCGAGATTTTCGTTGTCCAAGATGGGCGAAATAAAAGTAGGACAACcgataaatgtttttttcagaCCCTACAAATGGAACCTGGAGTGTGATCAACCTGTTCTGCCCTCGCCTCTGATATATTGCACGATGGACAGAAAAGTTCTAGCTAAGAACCGGTACGAAACAAAGAAGGTGCTCTTTTTGTTTACACGTAGAAAACACGTTTATTTTGCACATTATAGTGTACATTCGTAATTTACTCTTTTCACACTTGACTCCTTCAGTATATCACCCATGCATCGTGCATATGGCGGCCTTTAAGCGAACGCAAAATATGCGCTAAAGTATAAGATGgacaatgaaaatgaaaatgcagCAAATCGTATTATAGTAAATGATGATGTATCCGCTGCCGCCCTGGCAAGCGGGCGCAAAAGCGGGCAGCCGGCAAAGAAAGAGATGAATTTAGAATGTAAAAAATGAACTGCAAACTGCGCACTTGCAGGTTACGGTGGATTTTCTAGTCTCCAAACAGCTTCTTGCCCAGATCCATCATCCGATGGTTGCGACACACTTTGAGGGCGTCCGCCTTCTTGAGCACGGGCGCTACGGCCGGATTAGCGTCGACGAGCTGCGACAGGAAGTCTTCGTACGCCAGCTTCACGTTCGGCGGCAACGTGCCAATCTTCACCTTGCGCAGCGTTTCCACAATGCCCTCGGCCCAGCCACTCTCGATCGCGAACTCGGAGATCCAGGGAATCAGCTTGATGATGCCGCTCATCGTCTGCATGCCCAGGAACCACAGCTCCATGATCTCGAACCAGTGCTCCTTGTACTGCAGCGACACTACCAATGCCTGCGGATCGTTCGATTCGTCGATGTTGTACGCGTCCCACAGGAACCGGATCGTCGTTTGGATGTAGCGGCAGATGGAGAAATCATTCTTTTTGATCTTGGAAGCTTGTTgcttcagcagcaacagcccGAGCACGGCCAGATGACCGTGCATTACAAGATTGTCCGGGATGTCCTTCAGCTCTGGTAAGTTTTCGAAGATGAACCGCAGAAGTTGGGCGAACAATGTGCTCTCTTCCACCAGCTTGGCCTCGAGCACGGTAATGTTCATCAGAATATTGCACAGGCTAACGATTGCCGTTCGCGAATCCTTCATGTCGTCCAGCTGTTGTGGTGTCAGTTCTGGGTCTGGTTCGTTCATGCGCTTGAGACGTTCGGCGCGAGGTACCGGTGGTTTTTTGTAGTGTGCAATCGACCAGTGGAACAGAAGGCAATCGTACAGAACCTGCTCTTCCTTCTCCTTCAGAAAGATCTGACGTGcttcctcctccaccaccaggTGACAGATGGCGGGTAGCATCACGCGCAGAATGTCGGCCGGCGGTTGCTGCTCGTGATCGTCTACGTTGTCGGCCTTGTGCGCGATGCGGTAGTCGCGTGACTCGTAGAATGACTCATTGGCTAGCTTGAACAGGAACGGCAGGACCTTAGCGACGTGGTTCTTCATGGCCGTCGTTTCCTGCGCTAACCAGGCAGTCAGTACGCGCACCATTGCGTACGCAAATGCCTTCTCCGTTTTCTGCAGTCGATCTTTTTTGGTATCATTCGCTAACTTTACCAATACACCCAGCACGGCGGAGAAGGCACCCTTGAGGCCGGTATATACCTGCTGTTTGTCCTTCTGGTCAAGATCGAGCTGATCCGTGGACATATAGTTGATCGAGAGTTCGAGAATAATGAAGCAGGCAGTGATCAGATCGGCTTGCTGAACGCACTGGTTGAAGCTTTTGTTATCCATCTGCATGCGCACCTCGATCGCGgccagctgcagcagcaggaggAAAAATTTCTTCGGATTTTCCACATCGTGCAATGTCCACTCGATACCGAGCACATCGACCGCGTTCGCTGCCAGCTTCAGGGCTGGATCGCGCTGTGCCTTACCGATTTTGCTTTTCAAAATATCGCTGATCCCCTTGTACAAGCATTCCGGCCAGATTTCACCCTGGACCGTGCGCGCAACCAAATCCCGACGACAGTGGAACAGCAGTGCACTAATCATCTCCGCCAGCTCGAACTTGCGCTCTGCATGGTCCGTCTCGAAGTCTAGCGACACGCGCTGCAGCAACGCATGGAACAGCTTCGGATCGCTTTCCCACGAGTTGGCCCCAAAGCGAGACACCAAAGTCACGATCAACGTCAGTGCCTCGTCGATCTGGAAGCTGCGCTGCGTGTAGATCTGCGCCATCTTTGTGATGACATCATGCTTGCGCAGAGCCAGCCGGCCACTTTCGTACAGCGAAATGCTCTGCAGACAGTGGTACGCCTCGTTGATGACGATCAGATTGTCGTCGTACTCGTCGTCATCGCACGTCGACACGATCCCCAGAAACACCGGTATACTGTCGAGCATGTCCTGGTGCGTTGCGAGCTGCTCATCTTCACAGAAGCAGGTGAGAATCGACAGCGCTACACTCTGATAGACCGAGGCGGGACAATCATCCGGCACGTCTTTGCTCGTGAGCAACTTGCGCAAAAACTCGAACCCGATCGATTCGAACAGCATGCGTTTGCCGGCCTGGTTGCAGTCCTTCCCCTTGATCAGCTTCGTCACCATGAACAGTGCGGcaaatttttccgtgtcacTCTTTGCATTCTTCAGAATCAGCGAACACTTTTTAATGGGTTCACTTACTTCGGCCGACATTATTGCGACTGATTTGTTGATCACTCTACCGTTTCTAGTGTTCTTCTCACAGCGACACACAGATCTTGCTCaggcaaacacaaacacactcactcgGTATTCCTGAAAGTAGACGGTTAGGGCTAGAAATGATCCTTCTTAAATGGAAACACCGCCGTGGATTGTTCGCGAACCGTTCCGTACCAGGACGTTTTCTCGACTGATTCTGGCAACGACGACGACCGGTGGAAAACTGTTCTCTACTTTCTCAGTCGTACCGGTAACCAGCAGTACATTTCCACTCACTACACGGTGTTGCCGCCGAAGGTTCTCCGCGAGAGAGTCGGGAAATCGTTAAAATAGATTCCTTTCTCACGCTCCCATAGGAAAATGACCCCGGCGTCTCATCACCTCTACTACGCCTGGCGTTTGCAAGGGTTTCCACAATGCTGTTACACCGTGCTGCGTGCTGCTTGCACGAAGGACCTTTGAAAAGTCTCGCGGAAGTAAACAATCCCACGCGTGTGCAATTCACTGCCCATTACGGGCAAGATGATGAATAAtcgtttgttttcgtcacaTTTTCCGCACGTTGTGCGGGAATTTTAATACGATGACGACTCACTGCCACAGCCGTGAGCACCGACACCGAAATCTCCTGAGCAAAAGCACACACGTTTTCCgcgcaaataaaaataaaactcgtGACAAACCAAAATAGCGCTGTCAGTGCGACAGGCCCAAATGAACAACGTTGCGTTCATTTGGCATCAGTCGTTCGATAAAAACCCTTCGGTGTCGTGTTGTGACAGAGATGAATCATTTCAAtggaattttaatgaaatatttcacgtgCATTTTGGCAAGTAATTATAAAACTGCAAATTCTATTTACCCCGATTAGACTGGCGTCTATGGTGTTGATTTCGACAGTCTTTAGTGTCAATAGTATTCTATCGCCCAATCGCTACTGCTTCTACAGAGTCAGACAACCAATCGTGTGTGTAACGTATGCTGGACTGTTAAGGGTTTAAATAATGCACACAGCCTAGACACGGAAGGTGGGTTTTTTTACACGTTTTCAAGTGCACGTTTTTCACATTAAAACAACAGTTTAAGAACGACCTTTTGCATTAGATCGATTTCGGCCGCGGAGAAAAAGCGCAATACAAATGCCCTTCCATCCAGGAAGGATAATTGATATGACCTGCGAGGTCAAACAAATTGTTCTGCCACATCGTTTAACACTTTCAGAAGATCCACTGGTGCTGGATGCGAAGCACTGCATCGGGACAATCTGTTATGTTTGCGTTATATAAGTCATTTTACGCACAATATTTTAGCCAGCTCCTATTGCCAAATAGTAGACCCCACCAAACTTACCTTGCTGCATGCCTTTGCATCGGCTTTCCTGGTTGCGATCAGAGTGTTATCAAGGTCGAAGAAAATAGCAGATATCTTCGAATCACAGTTTAGTCTCTTGATGGCACCACGGAATGTACTCATGTTTGcagattgatttgttttggatgctaaGCACGAGCGTATTTCTTGTTTGGTGTTCTAAATGCAAAGTGTGCCTCGTTCTGCTGGTTTGACCAAGTTGCAGGTAACAAAAAGTGTTTATGTCTGCTGCTCATATGCTGTAGATGTGATTACACGGTGCGATATATTGTGGGATTTGAATGTTTGACAGCTAATCGATCAGGTTGGGGTGTTGTGTAAACACGACTCAATCGAATCACATGGATTTGCAGGTCCTCGTTGGAAGGACTCTCTTCATTAGAAAATGATATCAAAATCGCTTTATATTAATATAACAATTTCCGTTAATGACAAAGTATTCAGTATTGTGTCAAAATATGTCTAAAAATGAGACTCTTTCATGATAGAAGTTTTATCGATTAACTGTCACGTTTTCGTACCGTGTAGCGGTATCTTATGTACGGTCAGTAATAAATGTGAAAATCGTCAGTTATTCGAAAAGCAATCCAAAAAATACCACGAAACATAGTTCTCGCTCTCTAGAACGAATCAGTTACACCATAAACAGATTTAAAATTGATTGTCCATCACCTGTATTGCACTGTGTGCCTTTTTATTTAGTAGAAGAAACAAGTTTTCAAACCTGAACTAGAGCtttgatttcttttcgtttACAAAGATGTCCGGCGTGAGAGAAAGTGCGTTTCCAGGAACGCAGGCGTACTGTGCAAAATCCTTGACTCCTTCTGCTGCCAGTACCTCATCGTCGATGAAAAAGTTGCCAGTGCTAGTCCCTGGCGTTCGGCAAAGGATCGCATAAGCAGCATCCGCCATGATTTCTGGCTTGCGAGAGAATGGATATCCTTCCTGGCCGTGCAGCATCTCCACTGCGGCGGTGTAGATGATCGTACGGGGCCATAAAGCATTCACGGAAATGTTGGCACTCTCATACTCCCGTGCCATACCGAGGACACACATAGACATGCCATATTTGGCCATGGTATAAGCCACATGGTTACTGAACCAGTGAGGCTCCATGTTCAACGGTGGTGAAATGTTCAAAATATGCGCATGCTTGCTTTTGCGCAGATACGGTAGACATTCTTTCGATCTGGAACGAGCATGAATGTGGATTAAAAAGGCCAAAGCAAGATCGTGATCCCGTTGAATACTCACACTAGAAAAGTCCCTCTGGTGTTGATGTTGTGCATGAGGTCGTATCGCTTCATATCTGTTTCCTCGGTTGGAGTCAGGGAAATGGCACTCGCATTGTTAACCACAATATCGATGCCACCAAACGTTTGGACCGCTTTTTGTACTGCTGCACGGACAGCTTCTTCACTGCGCACGTCAACGATGCATGGTAATGCTTTGCCACCGATCGCTTCAACTGAAATCGAAGGAATTTGGTAGAGCAACCACACTATACCAGGACACACAAGCACGAATTCTCACTTTCTGCCGCAGCTGTGTAGATAGTTCCTGGAAGCTTCGGATGAGCCTCTGCCGTTTTGGCCGCTAGCACAATGTTGGCACCATCTCGAGCAGCTTTCAGTGCGATCGCCTTGCCAATGCCTCTAGACGCACCGGAAATGAAGAGCGTAATGCCAGCGAGTTTTCTGCAGAACAAGAAATGATAACGTAAGGTATGCATGTTTAATATCACAGAAGGACGACACTTACCCTGTGTTTTTCATCGTGAATTCCTGTTTCAAACACCGTACGACGTACTCTAAGCTTGAACTTTAGCACCTCGCACACCGACAGCTGATGTGACTGTTGCCCGGTGAAGAAATAATCGGAGAATGACATTGCGCATTGTTATCTACGCCAACGGGTAATCTTGTTTTCTTCAAACGCGATAACCATATAAACAGAAGATATGCAATCAACATGTAAAGCAATTTCCCCGGCATCACTCCGAAGCAGTAATATGTACGTTTTCCTTTTCACTTTGCAATTATGTCATTAAcgttttctttatttgattttgtctTTTTCAGAATATGTAGTGGACCAATAGCCGCTTTGCTGAAATTTCAAGCACTTTTGAGGTAGAGTGATGTTATGAAAATTGTACATATTTATTAAACTTTTCCCTTACATGCCAATCAAGAAAATGACCAAACGATCCACCCACTTCCCATTCATATTGCCATTAGCTTAAAGCTTCGACTTTAAACCGCCCATCAATTTTTCCAACTTCATCGCTTTCTGTAGATCGCCGGAGATCTTCAGCTTGCCCGTCATAAATGCATTTGCCGGTTTAAGTTTTCCTGTGAACATGTCGAAGAAGTGCTTGGAATCCATCGTCAGCACCGCATCAGCCGTTGCTGGCGGAGTGCCTTTGCCCACCTTGCCAGTACCATTCTTCAAATCGGCGAACCACGTTCCGGCTTCGTCACCCTTCACCTTGAACTCGTACACGGCACCCGTCTTGCGGACGATCTCTTCACTGAGCAGGCTCTCGATTTTCACGAACAATCCCTCAATCTTACCATTGGGAGCAGCAGCCGGTTTCTTCAACGAAGCCGCATGGCTACCTTCTGCCGCGAATTCCACCAACTTTTCCGGCTCGACGTCGAGGAAAAAGTCCGGCATCAGTTTGTCTGCGTTCGCTGGCACGCACGCGTACTGCTTCATGTCTGTTATACCTTCCGCCTTGAGGACCTCGTCATCGATCAAGAATTTGCCCGTTGCAAA
The Anopheles moucheti chromosome 2, idAnoMoucSN_F20_07, whole genome shotgun sequence genome window above contains:
- the LOC128299542 gene encoding N-acylneuraminate-9-phosphatase; this translates as MSTFRGAIKRLNCDSKISAIFFDLDNTLIATRKADAKACSKVADLLHREHGLSRELANETSTDYLTAFRRCPDNPDMALAQWRSQLWQDVLPVTHKHLASELYGRWLEWRYRYLALPAELQTMLQTLRLQYLLGVITNGPTAAQWEKIDRLALNKYFDCILVSSDLPWAKPDRNIFYAACHYLGVPPGQCVMIGDKLETDIQGGIEANLGATVWLPLPTEQRIVGDRTMQDVPDHVRPDAIVDSVLKLPALLPPSTSFRGRTPAQMGAGEQKTTRNRAAQYNRIIPEIPDLYSTYSSSSNDCSQHSNGSNSSSSSSS
- the LOC128297211 gene encoding hydroxysteroid dehydrogenase-like protein 2; this encodes MKNTGKLAGITLFISGASRGIGKAIALKAARDGANIVLAAKTAEAHPKLPGTIYTAAAEIEAIGGKALPCIVDVRSEEAVRAAVQKAVQTFGGIDIVVNNASAISLTPTEETDMKRYDLMHNINTRGTFLVSKECLPYLRKSKHAHILNISPPLNMEPHWFSNHVAYTMAKYGMSMCVLGMAREYESANISVNALWPRTIIYTAAVEMLHGQEGYPFSRKPEIMADAAYAILCRTPGTSTGNFFIDDEVLAAEGVKDFAQYACVPGNALSLTPDIFVNEKKSKL
- the LOC128299540 gene encoding neurochondrin homolog, whose product is MSAEVSEPIKKCSLILKNAKSDTEKFAALFMVTKLIKGKDCNQAGKRMLFESIGFEFLRKLLTSKDVPDDCPASVYQSVALSILTCFCEDEQLATHQDMLDSIPVFLGIVSTCDDDEYDDNLIVINEAYHCLQSISLYESGRLALRKHDVITKMAQIYTQRSFQIDEALTLIVTLVSRFGANSWESDPKLFHALLQRVSLDFETDHAERKFELAEMISALLFHCRRDLVARTVQGEIWPECLYKGISDILKSKIGKAQRDPALKLAANAVDVLGIEWTLHDVENPKKFFLLLLQLAAIEVRMQMDNKSFNQCVQQADLITACFIILELSINYMSTDQLDLDQKDKQQVYTGLKGAFSAVLGVLVKLANDTKKDRLQKTEKAFAYAMVRVLTAWLAQETTAMKNHVAKVLPFLFKLANESFYESRDYRIAHKADNVDDHEQQPPADILRVMLPAICHLVVEEEARQIFLKEKEEQVLYDCLLFHWSIAHYKKPPVPRAERLKRMNEPDPELTPQQLDDMKDSRTAIVSLCNILMNITVLEAKLVEESTLFAQLLRFIFENLPELKDIPDNLVMHGHLAVLGLLLLKQQASKIKKNDFSICRYIQTTIRFLWDAYNIDESNDPQALVVSLQYKEHWFEIMELWFLGMQTMSGIIKLIPWISEFAIESGWAEGIVETLRKVKIGTLPPNVKLAYEDFLSQLVDANPAVAPVLKKADALKVCRNHRMMDLGKKLFGD